The following coding sequences lie in one Oceanicola sp. 502str15 genomic window:
- a CDS encoding phosphoserine transaminase, whose product MANQAPAARPATKPVDVPSNPRFSSGPCAKIPTFTLDKLSDAALGRSHRAAIGKTKLKDAIETTREILGIPADYRIGIVPASDTGAVEMAMWNLLGERKATMIAWESFGAGWVTDVVKQLKIDAEVKTADYGEIVDFAEVDFNTDVTFTWNGTTSGVRVPNGDAIPADREGLTICDATSAAFAMDLPWDKLDVTTFSWQKVLGGEAAHGMLVLSPRAVERLESYTPAWPLPKIFRLTKGGKLIEGVFVGETINTPSMLAVEDYLVALDWAKSVGGLKGLIARADANAKAIFDFCEARDWIDNLAADPATRSNTSVCLKFTDARIADGAAFAKAVAKRLGDENVALDVGAYRDAPPGLRIWCGGTVETSDIEAMLPWLEWAFEAEIEALSEAA is encoded by the coding sequence ATGGCTAACCAAGCTCCGGCAGCGCGCCCGGCCACCAAACCTGTCGACGTTCCGTCGAACCCGCGCTTTTCCTCCGGCCCCTGCGCCAAAATCCCCACCTTCACGCTCGACAAGCTTTCCGACGCCGCCCTCGGCCGGTCGCACCGCGCAGCCATTGGCAAGACCAAGCTGAAGGACGCAATCGAGACCACCCGCGAAATTCTCGGCATCCCCGCCGATTACCGCATCGGCATTGTCCCCGCCTCCGACACCGGCGCGGTTGAAATGGCCATGTGGAACCTGCTCGGGGAGCGCAAGGCGACGATGATCGCCTGGGAGAGCTTCGGTGCGGGCTGGGTCACGGATGTGGTCAAACAGCTCAAGATCGACGCCGAAGTGAAGACCGCCGACTATGGCGAGATCGTCGATTTCGCGGAAGTCGATTTCAACACCGATGTCACCTTCACATGGAACGGCACCACCTCCGGCGTGCGTGTGCCCAATGGCGATGCAATCCCGGCGGACCGCGAGGGCCTGACCATCTGCGACGCCACCTCGGCGGCCTTCGCGATGGACCTGCCCTGGGACAAGCTCGATGTCACCACCTTCTCCTGGCAGAAGGTGCTGGGCGGCGAAGCGGCCCACGGGATGCTGGTGCTCTCGCCCCGCGCCGTCGAACGGCTCGAAAGCTACACCCCCGCATGGCCCCTGCCCAAGATCTTCCGGCTCACCAAGGGCGGCAAGCTGATCGAAGGCGTCTTTGTGGGCGAAACCATCAACACCCCCTCCATGCTGGCGGTCGAGGATTACCTCGTTGCGCTGGACTGGGCCAAATCGGTCGGCGGCCTCAAGGGCCTGATCGCCCGCGCCGATGCCAACGCCAAGGCGATCTTCGATTTCTGCGAAGCCCGCGACTGGATCGACAACCTCGCCGCCGATCCGGCCACGCGCTCCAACACTTCGGTCTGCCTGAAGTTCACCGATGCGCGCATTGCGGATGGTGCCGCCTTCGCCAAGGCCGTGGCCAAGCGGCTGGGCGACGAGAACGTGGCGCTCGACGTGGGCGCCTACCGCGACGCCCCTCCGGGCCTGCGCATCTGGTGCGGCGGCACGGTCGAGACCTCCGACATCGAGGCGATGCTGCCCTGGCTCGAATGGGCCTTCGAGGCCGAGATCGAGGCGCTCTCCGAAGCCGCATGA
- the serB gene encoding phosphoserine phosphatase SerB has product MFVVVLIARPGGLDPAMPEALRNAWGGGDVQWLAPDEAAEFALLGALPGNAPEVAAEMRAMGVDLNILPGEGRRKKLLLADMDSTMIEQECIDELAAEAGVGERVAAITARAMNGELDFFEALDERVGLLKGLPVSVIDKVLAERITYRPGGKVLLSTMKANGARTALVSGGFTAFTAKVAAELGFDEHRANVLLTEGNSLSGKVQKPALGSDAKVQALMEIAGALDLGNHDAIAVGDGANDLPMLDTAGIGVAMHAKPVVAAECDVRVDHGDLTALLYLQGYAKSEFVA; this is encoded by the coding sequence ATGTTTGTTGTCGTTCTGATCGCCCGCCCCGGCGGGCTGGACCCCGCGATGCCCGAAGCCCTGCGCAATGCATGGGGCGGGGGCGATGTGCAGTGGCTGGCACCCGACGAGGCGGCGGAGTTCGCGCTGCTGGGGGCGCTGCCGGGTAACGCGCCCGAGGTTGCCGCCGAGATGCGGGCGATGGGGGTGGATCTCAACATCCTGCCCGGCGAAGGGCGCCGCAAGAAGCTGCTTCTGGCCGATATGGATTCGACCATGATCGAGCAGGAATGCATCGACGAACTGGCCGCCGAGGCGGGTGTGGGCGAGCGGGTGGCGGCGATCACGGCGCGGGCGATGAATGGCGAGCTGGATTTCTTCGAGGCGCTCGACGAGCGGGTGGGCCTGCTGAAGGGGCTGCCGGTGAGCGTGATCGACAAGGTTCTGGCCGAGCGCATCACTTATCGTCCCGGCGGCAAGGTGCTGCTGTCCACGATGAAGGCCAATGGCGCGCGCACGGCGCTGGTGTCGGGCGGGTTCACGGCCTTCACTGCCAAGGTGGCGGCAGAGCTGGGCTTCGACGAGCATCGCGCCAACGTTCTGCTGACCGAGGGCAACAGCTTGAGCGGGAAGGTTCAAAAACCGGCGCTCGGCAGCGATGCCAAGGTGCAGGCGCTGATGGAGATCGCGGGTGCGCTCGACCTCGGCAACCATGACGCCATCGCCGTGGGCGACGGTGCCAATGATCTTCCGATGCTGGATACGGCGGGTATTGGCGTTGCGATGCACGCCAAGCCGGTGGTGGCCGCAGAGTGCGACGTGCGGGTCGACCATGGCGACCTCACGGCTCTGCTCTACCTTCAGGGCTACGCGAAGTCGGAGTTCGTCGCGTAG
- a CDS encoding asparaginase: MQAELLVEVTRGEAVESVHFGHIAVVNAAGELIDGRGAPGLPVYPRSAAKMIQALPLVRSGAAAARHLGTEQLALSCASHNGALIHTKPVARWLAALELGDADLRCGPQMPDDRPAREGLIKADEAPCQLHNNCSGKHAGFLTLSKHLGAGTEYHEVDHPVQQAALAAWEEICDEETAGYGIDGCSAPNYRSSVTAMARAMAKFAAAPEGSAEAQLRDAMMAHPELVAGEGRACTELMRAAKGRAAVKTGAEGYFTAIIPGQGLGIALKVADGTTRAAECTMAALLVKYGVLDKDDPAVRKRAWTSETNRRNIEVGEIRPAF, from the coding sequence ATGCAGGCAGAGCTTTTGGTCGAAGTGACCCGCGGTGAGGCGGTGGAGTCGGTCCATTTCGGGCACATCGCGGTGGTGAATGCGGCGGGAGAGCTGATTGACGGACGCGGCGCGCCCGGCCTTCCGGTCTACCCCCGTTCGGCGGCAAAGATGATCCAGGCCCTGCCCCTCGTGCGCTCGGGCGCCGCAGCGGCCCGGCACCTGGGCACCGAGCAGCTCGCCCTCTCCTGCGCCTCGCACAACGGCGCTCTGATCCACACCAAGCCCGTCGCCCGCTGGCTCGCCGCCCTCGAGCTGGGCGATGCCGATCTGCGCTGCGGCCCCCAGATGCCCGACGATCGCCCCGCACGGGAGGGCCTCATCAAGGCCGACGAAGCGCCCTGCCAGCTGCACAACAACTGCTCCGGCAAGCACGCAGGCTTTCTGACGCTGAGCAAGCACCTTGGCGCCGGCACAGAGTATCACGAGGTGGATCATCCGGTGCAGCAGGCCGCCCTCGCCGCCTGGGAGGAGATTTGCGACGAGGAGACCGCGGGCTACGGGATCGACGGGTGTTCGGCCCCCAACTACCGCAGCTCCGTGACGGCGATGGCCCGGGCCATGGCAAAGTTCGCCGCCGCCCCCGAAGGTTCTGCCGAGGCACAGCTGCGTGATGCCATGATGGCCCATCCCGAGCTCGTGGCCGGCGAGGGCCGCGCCTGCACCGAGTTGATGCGCGCCGCCAAGGGCCGCGCGGCGGTAAAGACCGGGGCGGAGGGCTATTTCACCGCGATCATACCGGGCCAAGGCCTCGGAATCGCGCTGAAAGTGGCCGATGGCACCACCCGGGCGGCAGAATGCACCATGGCCGCGCTGCTGGTGAAGTACGGCGTGCTCGACAAGGACGACCCGGCGGTGCGCAAGCGGGCCTGGACCAGCGAGACCAATCGGCGGAACATCGAAGTGGGCGAAATCCGCCCCGCCTTCTGA
- a CDS encoding invasion associated locus B family protein, whose amino-acid sequence MTNRVWAGLVAGGIALAASAGFAQESDNRVAAKTDWSVFVEDSPKECWSVSAPKETVNTRDGRVVAVRRSDILLFVTFRPGSNAGEVSFTGGYPFAGGSTVTLDIGGTQFELFTEGEWAWSASPQDDAKILTAMKRGSEAKLSARSSRGTRTEDSFSLLGLTAAIEEAEKRCGG is encoded by the coding sequence ATGACAAACCGGGTTTGGGCTGGCCTCGTGGCTGGCGGCATTGCACTGGCCGCATCGGCAGGCTTTGCGCAGGAGAGCGACAATCGCGTGGCGGCAAAGACCGACTGGTCTGTGTTTGTCGAGGATAGCCCCAAGGAGTGCTGGAGCGTTTCGGCACCCAAGGAAACGGTGAACACCCGCGATGGCCGTGTCGTCGCGGTGCGGCGAAGCGACATTCTGCTGTTCGTCACCTTCCGCCCCGGCAGCAATGCGGGCGAGGTGAGTTTTACCGGCGGCTACCCCTTTGCGGGCGGCTCCACGGTGACGCTGGATATCGGCGGCACCCAGTTCGAGCTGTTCACCGAGGGCGAGTGGGCCTGGTCGGCCAGCCCGCAGGATGACGCCAAGATCCTCACCGCCATGAAGCGCGGCTCCGAGGCCAAGCTTTCGGCCCGTTCGAGCCGGGGCACCCGCACCGAAGACAGCTTTTCGCTGCTCGGTCTGACCGCCGCCATCGAAGAGGCCGAAAAGCGCTGCGGCGGTTGA
- the rlmN gene encoding 23S rRNA (adenine(2503)-C(2))-methyltransferase RlmN gives MTEASAPITQDVATIPRKLPESGKRNIVGLTREGLAEALRGIGVADKQVRMRVNQIWQWIYQWGVRDFEAMTNLSKAFRAELDEAFEIALPEVVKREVSADGTRKYLVRIAGGHEVETVYIPEEDRGTLCISSQVGCTLTCSFCHTGTQKLVRNLTAGEIIGQVMLARDDLGEWPEPGKGSDENGPRLLSNIVLMGMGEPLYNFEAVRDAMKIAMDGEGISLSRRRITLSTSGVVPEIARAAEEIGCLLAVSFHATTDEVRDKLVPINKRWNIETLLNTLREYPRLSNSERITFEYVMLDGVNDSDADARRLVKLISGIPAKINLIPFNEWPGAPYKRSSWERIEAFADVVYKAGYASPIRTPRGEDIMAACGQLKSETERARKSRKEIAAEAGL, from the coding sequence ATGACCGAGGCCAGTGCCCCGATCACGCAAGACGTGGCGACGATTCCCCGCAAGCTGCCCGAGAGCGGCAAACGCAACATCGTCGGCCTGACCCGTGAAGGGCTGGCCGAAGCGCTGCGTGGCATCGGTGTGGCCGACAAGCAGGTGCGGATGCGGGTGAACCAGATCTGGCAGTGGATCTACCAGTGGGGCGTGCGTGATTTCGAGGCGATGACCAATCTCTCCAAGGCCTTCCGGGCCGAGCTGGACGAGGCGTTCGAGATTGCGCTGCCCGAGGTGGTGAAGCGCGAGGTTTCGGCTGACGGCACCCGCAAGTACCTTGTGCGCATTGCGGGCGGGCACGAGGTCGAGACGGTCTACATCCCCGAGGAAGATCGCGGCACGCTCTGCATTTCTTCGCAGGTGGGCTGCACGCTGACCTGTTCGTTCTGCCACACCGGCACCCAGAAGCTGGTGCGCAACCTGACCGCGGGCGAGATCATCGGCCAGGTGATGCTGGCGCGCGATGACCTTGGCGAGTGGCCCGAGCCCGGCAAGGGCTCGGATGAGAACGGGCCACGCCTGCTCTCCAATATCGTGCTGATGGGCATGGGCGAGCCGCTCTACAACTTCGAAGCCGTCCGCGATGCCATGAAGATCGCCATGGACGGTGAGGGGATTTCGCTGTCGCGTCGAAGGATCACCCTGTCGACCTCGGGCGTGGTGCCCGAAATCGCGCGGGCCGCCGAGGAGATCGGCTGCCTGCTCGCGGTGAGCTTCCACGCCACCACCGACGAGGTGCGCGACAAGCTGGTGCCGATCAACAAGCGGTGGAACATCGAGACCCTGCTGAACACGCTGCGGGAGTACCCGCGCCTGTCGAACTCGGAGCGCATTACCTTCGAATACGTCATGCTCGACGGGGTGAACGACAGCGATGCCGACGCCCGCCGACTGGTAAAGCTGATCTCCGGCATTCCCGCCAAGATCAACCTGATCCCCTTCAACGAATGGCCCGGCGCGCCCTATAAGCGATCGAGCTGGGAACGGATCGAGGCCTTTGCCGACGTGGTCTACAAGGCGGGCTATGCCTCTCCGATCCGCACACCGCGTGGCGAAGACATCATGGCGGCCTGCGGGCAGTTGAAGTCCGAGACCGAGCGCGCGCGCAAGAGCCGCAAGGAAATCGCGGCGGAGGCCGGGCTTTAG
- a CDS encoding OmpA family protein — MFRSFALILALILTAAAPAHAQSALEPGWLLDPEDSNLRFQSIKKEVVSESSDFATFTGEIFPNGKAEVRVALESVDTKIDLRNVRMRFLFFETFKFAEAVVLADVTADMLKELESKRRATFSMPFSLDLHGVKKTLVAEVVATLLSDDRISVATARPVAISVEEFGMMENLGKLEDAAKVDIVPSASVTFDFLFDRRGTGGAPLSGGRDGEVDATNAALEDEGDFSTEACEGRFEILSRTGNIYFASGSARLDSASEPLLKELLDITSRCPGIEVEVAGHTDSVGQSDYNQRLSERRARSVADYLIENGIAPERLTAKGYGEGKPVASNDTAEGKGKNRRIEFLPRAN; from the coding sequence ATGTTTCGTTCCTTCGCCCTCATTCTGGCGCTCATCCTGACCGCCGCTGCGCCCGCGCACGCCCAAAGCGCGCTGGAGCCCGGTTGGCTGCTCGACCCCGAAGACTCCAACCTGCGGTTTCAGTCGATCAAGAAGGAGGTCGTTTCGGAATCCAGCGACTTTGCAACGTTTACCGGGGAAATCTTTCCAAATGGTAAGGCTGAGGTCCGGGTCGCGCTCGAAAGCGTCGATACCAAGATCGACCTTCGCAACGTGCGGATGCGGTTTCTGTTCTTCGAAACCTTCAAGTTCGCCGAGGCCGTGGTGCTGGCCGACGTCACCGCCGACATGCTGAAAGAGCTGGAATCCAAGCGCCGTGCGACCTTCTCGATGCCCTTCTCGCTCGACCTCCACGGGGTCAAGAAGACCCTCGTGGCGGAGGTGGTGGCGACCCTTCTGAGCGATGACCGGATCTCCGTGGCCACCGCGCGCCCGGTGGCGATCTCGGTCGAAGAGTTTGGAATGATGGAAAATCTCGGCAAGCTGGAGGATGCCGCCAAGGTGGACATCGTGCCCTCTGCCTCTGTGACCTTCGACTTTCTGTTCGACCGGCGTGGCACCGGCGGCGCGCCGCTTTCCGGCGGGCGCGACGGCGAGGTGGATGCCACCAATGCGGCGCTCGAGGATGAGGGCGATTTCAGCACGGAGGCCTGCGAAGGCCGGTTCGAGATTTTGTCGCGCACCGGGAATATCTATTTTGCCTCCGGCTCGGCGCGGCTCGACAGTGCCTCGGAGCCGCTGCTCAAGGAGCTGCTCGACATCACCAGCCGGTGCCCCGGGATCGAGGTGGAGGTTGCGGGCCATACCGACAGCGTGGGCCAATCCGACTACAACCAGCGCCTTTCGGAGCGCCGGGCCCGGTCGGTGGCGGACTACCTGATCGAGAACGGCATCGCGCCCGAGCGGCTGACGGCGAAGGGCTATGGCGAAGGCAAGCCCGTGGCCTCGAACGACACCGCGGAGGGCAAGGGCAAGAACCGCCGGATCGAGTTTCTGCCGCGCGCCAACTAG
- a CDS encoding metallophosphoesterase, with translation MRRILHLSDLHYGRADAGLEEPLLSTISDLKPDLVVISGDFTQRARRRQFEDAAAFVARIEAPVLSVPGNHDTPIDNLYRRFVTPFHRYKSYIDPELEPAVEDGEMSVIGVNTVNRFSWQRGRFSRRTVRRVCGAFEPQQGKLKVVVVHHPLEHGPTVEKRLMRGASAALTALSGCGADVVLSGHLHTASAAPFTAAPGLLFVQAGTGLSTRLRGETNNFNLLDIDGPRVSITTWAAEGHRFAPGESATYARGASGWERVAGEAEFTARPHLASG, from the coding sequence ATGAGACGAATCCTGCACCTGTCCGACCTGCACTATGGCCGCGCCGATGCCGGCCTCGAGGAGCCGCTGCTCTCTACCATCTCCGACCTGAAGCCGGATCTCGTTGTGATTTCAGGGGATTTCACCCAACGGGCCCGGCGCAGGCAGTTCGAGGACGCGGCAGCTTTCGTCGCGCGCATCGAGGCCCCGGTCCTGTCCGTCCCCGGCAACCACGACACCCCGATCGACAATCTCTACCGCAGGTTCGTCACCCCGTTTCATCGCTACAAAAGCTACATAGATCCCGAGCTGGAGCCCGCCGTGGAAGACGGCGAGATGTCGGTGATCGGGGTCAACACAGTCAACCGCTTCTCCTGGCAGCGCGGCCGGTTTTCGCGCCGCACCGTGCGCCGGGTCTGCGGCGCCTTCGAGCCGCAGCAGGGCAAGCTGAAGGTGGTGGTCGTCCATCACCCGCTGGAGCATGGCCCGACGGTCGAAAAGCGCCTGATGCGCGGCGCCAGCGCGGCCCTCACGGCCCTGTCGGGCTGCGGCGCAGACGTGGTCCTGTCGGGCCACCTGCACACCGCCTCCGCCGCGCCCTTCACCGCCGCGCCGGGCCTGCTTTTTGTGCAGGCGGGCACAGGGCTATCGACACGGCTGCGGGGCGAAACCAACAATTTCAACCTGTTGGACATTGATGGTCCCCGGGTCTCCATCACCACCTGGGCTGCCGAGGGCCACCGCTTCGCGCCCGGCGAGAGCGCCACCTATGCCCGCGGGGCCTCAGGCTGGGAGCGGGTGGCAGGCGAGGCGGAGTTCACCGCCCGCCCGCATCTGGCCTCAGGCTAG
- a CDS encoding diacylglycerol kinase family protein, whose translation MGANPLPAESTPTAPAPGEICVIANAKSGTNARDAEAIDRALQVFGDAAVLQYWEPGEDISETVRKAVDGGARMVVAAGGDGTVMATAQALLGTDTALAVLPLGTFNYFARGLGLPEDPEEAAQAILRGRRHQISVGLAGSRVFLNNASLGVYPAILKERETIYRRWGRRRLMAHWSVIKTFLRFQRPMKMKITADGETRSVRAPLLFVARSLYQLDRFGLSGTDAIRDDKFAVLIGRATSRGKLFKITWRLITGTMQEGRDYDLISARELVVETARPRNLIAFDGEKSREKSPFTFRMADAPLTIILPGPE comes from the coding sequence ATGGGAGCCAATCCCCTGCCCGCAGAATCCACGCCCACCGCCCCCGCTCCCGGCGAAATCTGCGTCATCGCCAACGCCAAGTCGGGCACCAATGCGCGGGACGCGGAGGCCATCGACCGCGCCCTGCAAGTCTTTGGCGACGCTGCCGTTCTTCAATACTGGGAGCCGGGCGAAGACATCTCCGAAACCGTCCGAAAGGCGGTCGACGGCGGCGCCCGCATGGTGGTCGCCGCGGGCGGTGACGGCACTGTCATGGCCACCGCCCAGGCCCTTCTGGGCACCGACACCGCCCTCGCCGTGCTGCCCCTCGGCACCTTCAACTACTTCGCCCGCGGCCTCGGCCTGCCCGAAGACCCCGAAGAGGCCGCCCAGGCCATCCTGCGCGGGCGCCGACACCAGATCTCGGTGGGCCTCGCAGGCAGCCGCGTGTTCCTCAACAACGCCTCCCTCGGCGTCTACCCGGCAATCCTCAAGGAACGTGAAACCATCTACCGCCGCTGGGGCCGCCGCCGGTTGATGGCCCATTGGTCGGTCATCAAAACCTTCCTGCGATTTCAGCGCCCTATGAAGATGAAGATCACCGCAGACGGCGAAACCCGGAGCGTCCGCGCACCGCTGCTCTTCGTCGCCCGCTCGCTCTACCAGCTCGACCGCTTCGGGCTTTCCGGCACCGACGCGATCCGCGACGACAAGTTTGCCGTCCTCATCGGTCGCGCCACCAGCCGCGGCAAGCTCTTCAAGATCACCTGGCGGCTCATCACCGGGACCATGCAGGAAGGCCGCGACTATGATCTGATCTCGGCCCGCGAACTGGTCGTCGAAACCGCCCGACCCCGCAATCTCATCGCCTTCGACGGCGAAAAATCCCGCGAAAAGAGCCCCTTCACCTTCCGCATGGCCGATGCGCCCCTCACCATCATCCTTCCGGGCCCCGAATGA
- a CDS encoding dimethylsulfonioproprionate lyase family protein: protein MDTSLPRLTDQPDWLYLLQEFDVLYRHGSSGGSKLIRGHRKRVRDMLSKVIDAAPELRPRAPEAKPVVAHLGRALDRGERGAVAGLARALGRVAGTLTWEYGYEKVPPALARKYAYCEVLGPRGPVVAERLILGFVLFAPKTTYPQHSHAEIEESYVSVSGAWSENDAAVHAPGSLILNGSGHEHRITTDETEPCLLAYAWIGPEEKLEAPGMKLTGTRGKRVERGI from the coding sequence ATGGACACCAGCCTCCCCCGCCTCACCGACCAGCCCGACTGGCTCTACCTGCTTCAGGAATTCGACGTGCTCTACCGCCACGGCTCCTCGGGCGGCAGCAAGCTGATCCGCGGCCACCGCAAGCGGGTGCGCGACATGCTCTCGAAGGTGATCGACGCCGCGCCGGAGCTGCGGCCGCGCGCGCCGGAGGCCAAGCCGGTGGTGGCACACCTCGGCCGCGCGCTGGACCGGGGCGAGCGCGGCGCGGTGGCCGGGCTGGCGAGGGCGCTGGGCCGGGTGGCTGGAACGCTGACCTGGGAATACGGCTACGAGAAGGTGCCGCCCGCGCTGGCCCGGAAATACGCCTATTGCGAGGTGCTGGGGCCGCGGGGGCCGGTGGTGGCCGAGCGGCTGATTTTGGGCTTCGTGCTGTTCGCGCCGAAGACGACCTATCCGCAGCACTCCCATGCCGAGATCGAGGAGAGCTATGTGTCGGTTTCTGGGGCCTGGTCGGAGAACGATGCGGCGGTGCATGCGCCCGGGTCGCTGATATTGAACGGGTCGGGGCATGAGCACCGGATCACGACGGATGAGACGGAGCCGTGTTTGCTGGCCTATGCGTGGATCGGGCCGGAGGAGAAGCTGGAGGCGCCGGGGATGAAGCTGACGGGGACAAGGGGGAAGAGGGTGGAGCGGGGGATTTGA
- a CDS encoding TIGR00730 family Rossman fold protein: protein MNDASRFRDAGEDKRTAYEVPDTPQTRAPAYALAFADEDFLCRDELRPVRLQLELLKPELLMEEHGIRSTIVLFGGARIPEPAKKDTARTQTLADLSAFYDEARTFARLMTERSKATGGTEDVVVTGGGPGVMEAGNRGAADAGGHSIGLNIVLPHEQAPNEYVTPDLCFNFHYFAIRKMHFLMRARAIAVFPGGFGTLDETFEALTLIQTGRMQKVPFLLFGKAFWEKIINWDALKDAGTISPEDLDLFKFVDSAEEAIAAIDSWEGAGEKRGAIPGR, encoded by the coding sequence ATGAACGACGCCAGCCGCTTTCGCGACGCCGGAGAAGACAAGCGCACCGCCTACGAGGTGCCCGACACCCCGCAAACCCGCGCCCCGGCCTATGCGCTGGCCTTCGCCGACGAAGACTTCCTCTGCCGCGACGAGCTGCGCCCCGTGCGCCTGCAACTGGAGCTGCTCAAGCCCGAACTGCTGATGGAAGAGCACGGCATCCGCTCCACCATCGTCCTCTTCGGCGGCGCCCGCATCCCCGAGCCCGCCAAGAAGGACACCGCCCGCACCCAGACCCTCGCCGACCTCTCCGCCTTCTACGACGAGGCCCGCACCTTCGCCCGGCTGATGACCGAGCGCAGCAAGGCCACCGGCGGCACCGAGGATGTCGTGGTCACAGGCGGCGGCCCCGGCGTGATGGAGGCCGGCAACCGCGGCGCCGCAGACGCCGGCGGCCACTCCATCGGCCTCAACATCGTGCTCCCCCACGAGCAGGCGCCCAACGAATACGTCACGCCGGACCTCTGCTTCAACTTCCACTACTTCGCCATCCGCAAGATGCACTTCCTGATGCGCGCCCGCGCCATCGCCGTCTTCCCCGGCGGCTTCGGCACGCTCGACGAGACGTTCGAAGCCCTCACCCTGATCCAGACCGGCCGAATGCAGAAAGTCCCCTTCCTGCTCTTCGGCAAGGCCTTCTGGGAAAAGATCATCAACTGGGACGCCCTGAAAGACGCCGGCACCATCAGCCCCGAAGACCTCGACCTGTTCAAGTTCGTGGACTCGGCGGAAGAGGCGATTGCGGCCATCGACAGCTGGGAAGGTGCAGGCGAAAAACGAGGCGCCATCCCCGGCCGGTAG
- the dapD gene encoding 2,3,4,5-tetrahydropyridine-2,6-dicarboxylate N-succinyltransferase: protein MSNAQLEAAIEAAWEGRDAITPATTGETREAIEDTLAALDGGSLRVAEKQDDGSWHVNQWAKKAVLLGFRIKDMEEQSGGPQGSGWWDKVDSKFKGWGDNQWRAAGFRAVPNAIVRKSAYIAPGVVLMPSFVNLGAYVDEGTMVDTWATVGSCAQIGKGVHLSGGVGIGGVLEPMQAGPTIIEDNCFIGARSEVVEGCIIREGSVLGMGVYIGQSTKIVDRESGEVMYGEVPPYSVVVSGSMPSKNGINLYCAVIVKRVDAKTRSKTGINELLRD, encoded by the coding sequence ATGTCGAACGCCCAGCTTGAAGCCGCCATCGAAGCCGCATGGGAGGGTCGTGATGCGATCACCCCCGCCACCACGGGCGAGACCCGCGAGGCGATCGAGGACACGCTGGCCGCGCTGGACGGGGGCAGCCTGCGGGTGGCGGAGAAGCAGGACGATGGCAGCTGGCATGTGAACCAGTGGGCCAAGAAGGCGGTGCTGCTGGGGTTCCGGATCAAGGATATGGAAGAGCAGTCGGGCGGGCCGCAGGGCTCCGGCTGGTGGGACAAGGTGGACAGCAAGTTCAAGGGTTGGGGCGACAACCAGTGGCGGGCGGCCGGCTTCCGGGCGGTGCCGAATGCGATTGTGCGCAAGTCTGCCTATATCGCGCCGGGCGTGGTGCTGATGCCGTCTTTCGTGAACCTCGGGGCCTATGTCGACGAGGGCACGATGGTGGACACATGGGCCACGGTCGGCTCCTGCGCGCAGATCGGCAAGGGCGTGCACCTGAGCGGCGGCGTGGGCATTGGCGGGGTGCTGGAGCCGATGCAGGCGGGGCCGACGATCATCGAGGATAACTGCTTCATCGGGGCGCGCTCGGAGGTGGTGGAAGGCTGCATCATCCGCGAGGGCTCGGTGCTGGGGATGGGTGTGTACATCGGGCAGAGCACCAAGATCGTCGACCGGGAGTCCGGCGAGGTGATGTATGGCGAGGTGCCGCCCTATTCGGTGGTGGTTTCGGGCTCGATGCCGAGCAAGAACGGGATCAACCTCTATTGCGCCGTCATCGTGAAGCGGGTGGATGCGAAGACCCGTTCGAAGACCGGGATCAATGAGCTGCTGCGCGACTAG
- a CDS encoding GlsB/YeaQ/YmgE family stress response membrane protein: MGLGLLLSIIIGGLAGWIASMIMKADTGLITNIVLGIVGALVLNVLLQLIGIYAAERIVPQLVVGILGACLLIFGFRAIARRS; the protein is encoded by the coding sequence ATGGGTCTCGGACTATTGCTCTCGATCATCATTGGCGGACTTGCGGGCTGGATTGCCAGCATGATCATGAAGGCCGACACCGGGCTGATCACCAACATCGTGCTGGGCATCGTCGGGGCGCTTGTGCTGAACGTGCTGCTTCAGCTCATCGGCATCTACGCCGCCGAGCGGATCGTGCCGCAGCTCGTCGTCGGGATCCTGGGCGCCTGCCTGCTGATCTTCGGCTTTCGTGCCATTGCCCGCAGAAGCTGA